A single Candidatus Neomarinimicrobiota bacterium DNA region contains:
- a CDS encoding glycosyltransferase, protein MKILYIAPENTVGTLNLWKRAHESRGNECTFVTLYPTRGEYDPGICLNLPLVAANKWYMEGRHQYYKKVRGDAGDYEEKIGYPPEWSPNSKMEKLYFKFRDWLWHFWVEPAIAKFNLLDFDIVHLEWGLEFYRDGRFVKKISEKGIPIVCTYHGQDLRTRGVISPIDKMSKLNLTSELDLLKKHPDIHYLYLPFDTAKFYPTLEINEPIKICHAPTNRYYKGSETIIPICRQLEKEEGIEFILLENLPNETVLKEKQNCDILIDQVHNRGGWGYGMNSVEGLSMGLCCVTELVPEYVDFIPDHPFVNVTGDSLYTTLKGLLQNPQKIMDHKKHGQDWVINHHDLFKTTDMLYTFYEEQGWIK, encoded by the coding sequence ATGAAAATATTATACATCGCTCCAGAAAATACAGTTGGCACATTAAATTTGTGGAAACGAGCACACGAATCTCGAGGAAACGAATGCACTTTCGTAACGCTATATCCCACTAGAGGCGAGTATGACCCCGGTATTTGTTTAAACTTGCCTTTAGTTGCAGCGAATAAATGGTATATGGAGGGAAGGCATCAGTATTATAAAAAAGTTCGTGGTGACGCCGGAGATTACGAAGAGAAAATTGGATATCCTCCCGAATGGTCGCCAAATTCTAAGATGGAAAAACTTTATTTCAAATTTAGAGATTGGCTTTGGCATTTTTGGGTAGAACCCGCCATTGCGAAGTTTAATCTTCTTGATTTTGACATTGTTCATCTTGAATGGGGATTGGAGTTTTATCGAGATGGGCGATTTGTAAAAAAAATATCGGAAAAAGGCATTCCAATCGTTTGTACGTACCACGGGCAAGATTTAAGGACTCGGGGCGTTATATCCCCCATTGATAAAATGAGCAAACTCAACCTAACAAGCGAATTAGATTTGTTGAAAAAACATCCGGATATTCACTATCTTTATCTTCCATTTGATACGGCCAAGTTTTATCCCACGCTTGAGATTAATGAACCAATAAAAATATGCCATGCTCCAACAAATCGATATTACAAAGGTAGCGAGACTATTATCCCCATTTGCAGGCAACTCGAAAAGGAAGAAGGTATTGAATTTATTTTGTTGGAAAATCTTCCAAATGAAACAGTGCTGAAGGAAAAACAAAACTGTGATATATTGATTGATCAGGTCCACAACAGGGGAGGCTGGGGTTATGGTATGAACTCTGTAGAGGGATTGTCAATGGGGCTTTGCTGCGTTACCGAGCTTGTTCCGGAATATGTGGATTTTATTCCAGACCATCCATTCGTCAATGTTACGGGTGACTCACTTTATACTACGCTAAAAGGATTACTTCAAAATCCTCAAAAAATAATGGATCATAAAAAACATGGACAGGATTGGGTTATTAATCACCACGACTTATTTAAAACCACGGATATGCTTTATACCTTTTATGAAGAACAAGGGTGGATCAAATGA
- a CDS encoding glycosyltransferase, translated as MNICLLTTNPNPYDDRIYYKLARSINKVANISIINPRIQKETINDVNIIGKNREDQTKDSAWIFNQLKSIKPDIIQVTEPLLLPPAVKYKSDNSVKIIYDPAEDWSALYREFSRKPIPIPQILGLGIRQLENWFLPHVDFFIASDDWLYDYYQAKGSCALIYNYPNKDIFIMDDSAINRRPLSCVHHGQLRKERGLFLMIDAINLVVEKYPDASLDLVGHFSYPEEEEQVHKIVKEYDLSQNVNISAPISHTEIPQRISQSAIGLLPFYNIDKFRNNIVIKMFEFSACKLPILSFDLPPSRKYIDSINCGICVEVDSYEALAKGIIQLFENEDQYELYSENGYKAFLEKFHWEAQETQLFDVYTSLIQNI; from the coding sequence ATGAACATTTGCTTATTAACGACTAATCCTAATCCTTACGATGATCGTATTTATTATAAGCTTGCCCGGTCAATTAATAAGGTTGCAAATATTTCAATTATAAATCCCCGCATTCAAAAAGAAACGATTAACGATGTTAACATTATTGGGAAAAACCGCGAAGATCAAACCAAAGACTCCGCGTGGATTTTTAATCAACTAAAAAGTATTAAACCCGACATCATTCAAGTAACCGAACCGCTTTTATTGCCACCCGCTGTTAAATACAAATCTGACAATAGTGTAAAAATTATTTATGACCCAGCGGAAGATTGGAGTGCTTTGTACCGGGAATTTTCAAGAAAGCCAATTCCTATTCCGCAAATATTGGGTTTGGGTATTCGTCAGTTGGAAAATTGGTTTTTGCCTCATGTAGATTTTTTCATTGCCAGCGATGATTGGCTATATGATTATTATCAAGCTAAAGGTTCTTGTGCTCTAATTTATAATTATCCCAATAAAGATATTTTCATCATGGACGACAGCGCAATAAATCGCCGACCTTTATCCTGTGTGCATCACGGCCAATTGCGCAAAGAAAGAGGATTGTTTTTAATGATTGATGCGATAAATCTGGTTGTAGAAAAATATCCTGATGCATCTCTTGATTTGGTAGGGCACTTTTCTTATCCTGAGGAAGAAGAGCAAGTTCATAAAATTGTAAAAGAATATGATTTATCGCAAAATGTAAATATTTCTGCGCCGATTTCGCATACAGAAATCCCCCAACGGATTTCTCAAAGTGCGATTGGGCTTTTGCCTTTTTACAATATTGACAAATTCCGGAATAACATTGTGATTAAGATGTTTGAATTCAGCGCGTGCAAATTGCCAATCCTATCGTTTGATCTTCCACCATCAAGAAAATACATTGATAGCATAAATTGCGGAATTTGTGTAGAAGTAGATTCCTATGAAGCTTTGGCAAAAGGAATTATTCAACTATTTGAAAATGAGGATCAATATGAATTATATAGTGAAAATGGTTACAAAGCCTTCCTTGAAAAATTTCATTGGGAAGCACAGGAAACCCAGTTATTCGATGTTTACACATCGTTGATTCAAAATATATAA
- a CDS encoding LTA synthase family protein: MSEIVDLVGYNALRVVFSIVAFSNCCLLLLVLVQNYGLRILGIAIYILLLWSNVLHFRYFGSTIQLGSLLNFEFLPYLGSQIQLLMQWSDYIYLLTFIVSAVCFSDTGKLSKKNRIPTIILFTTIWLGLQIFQYFAETQSPLNSARKFNEPYTRWDIYKEIRFESRNHSGSILQFGFLWTYAMDFYRLNNYRDSGKIISKENFLIDIPKNSRRNIVVIQVESLDKRVINHAVNGKLVMPFMSRLTKQSFYFSKVFAQHSSAGGTSDAELCLLTSQYPLGFKGAFFANNLEKLPSIPTILNRNDYVTLAFHGNSGAYFNRKQGFLKLGFQKTFFKNDFVINDPDKWHALKDLDFLRQVQQTLTATKSPYFAYILTLTSHTPFDLIAEKDYVSDFQLEDRVVQNYFNSMAYVDKALEEFISTIQKMDPNTLIVLFGDHCANIHEAEYKSYKFKGLEPIPLIIIDQRIENKKDILTAGSTLDIGPTLFDYLGIQDPEFWQGKSLLNENNSENTFIFGSPYYFDNEGKQRKLADHNVDTEALYRIREYVW; encoded by the coding sequence GTGTCCGAAATAGTTGATTTGGTCGGTTACAATGCTTTGCGGGTTGTCTTTTCAATTGTTGCCTTTTCAAATTGCTGCTTGTTACTACTTGTGCTTGTTCAAAATTACGGGTTGCGTATTTTAGGAATTGCTATTTATATCCTGTTACTCTGGTCTAATGTATTGCATTTCAGGTATTTTGGTTCCACAATACAATTAGGCTCTCTACTGAATTTTGAGTTTCTGCCTTACTTGGGTTCTCAAATTCAATTGTTAATGCAATGGTCTGATTATATTTATTTACTAACATTTATTGTAAGTGCGGTTTGTTTCAGTGACACTGGGAAACTATCTAAAAAAAATCGAATCCCCACAATCATTTTATTCACAACTATTTGGCTAGGACTTCAGATATTTCAGTATTTTGCTGAAACGCAAAGCCCGCTTAACTCTGCCCGAAAATTCAATGAACCATACACACGCTGGGATATCTATAAAGAAATTCGGTTTGAAAGCCGAAATCATTCCGGAAGTATCTTACAGTTTGGATTTTTATGGACATATGCGATGGATTTTTATCGATTAAACAATTATAGAGATTCTGGAAAAATAATATCAAAAGAAAATTTCCTGATTGATATTCCTAAAAATAGTCGAAGAAACATTGTTGTTATCCAAGTTGAATCTCTTGATAAACGTGTAATTAATCACGCTGTTAATGGCAAGCTGGTCATGCCCTTTATGTCTCGTTTAACAAAGCAGTCATTTTATTTTTCTAAGGTATTTGCACAACATTCAAGCGCTGGCGGGACATCCGATGCTGAGCTCTGTCTGCTTACTTCACAATATCCTCTTGGATTTAAAGGTGCTTTCTTTGCCAATAATTTAGAAAAACTTCCTTCCATCCCGACTATCTTAAACAGAAATGATTATGTTACATTAGCTTTCCACGGCAATTCGGGCGCATATTTTAACCGCAAACAAGGATTCCTGAAATTGGGATTTCAGAAAACTTTCTTTAAAAATGATTTCGTGATTAATGACCCAGATAAGTGGCATGCATTAAAAGATTTAGATTTTTTGCGCCAAGTTCAACAAACACTTACCGCAACTAAATCCCCTTATTTTGCCTACATTCTTACTCTAACCAGTCACACACCATTTGATCTCATTGCTGAAAAAGATTATGTAAGTGACTTTCAATTAGAAGATAGGGTCGTGCAAAATTATTTTAATTCCATGGCCTATGTGGATAAAGCATTGGAAGAATTCATATCTACTATTCAAAAAATGGATCCAAATACGCTTATCGTTCTTTTTGGTGATCATTGCGCGAATATCCATGAAGCGGAATATAAATCCTACAAATTCAAAGGACTGGAGCCGATCCCCCTAATTATAATAGACCAGAGAATAGAAAATAAAAAAGATATTTTGACTGCGGGCTCTACCCTTGATATTGGCCCCACCTTATTTGATTACCTTGGAATTCAGGATCCAGAATTCTGGCAGGGGAAATCATTGCTCAATGAAAACAATAGCGAAAACACTTTCATTTTTGGTTCCCCTTATTATTTTGACAACGAGGGTAAACAGAGAAAATTAGCAGATCATAACGTTGATACTGAAGCATTATACAGAATTCGGGAATACGTCTGGTGA